In the Lepus europaeus isolate LE1 chromosome 18, mLepTim1.pri, whole genome shotgun sequence genome, one interval contains:
- the NOG gene encoding noggin, with product MERCPSLGVTLYALVVVLGLRAAPAGGQHYLHIRPAPSDNLPLVDLIEHPDPIFDPKEKDLNETLLRSLLGGHYDPGFMATSPPEDRPGAGGGTTGGAEDLAELDQLLRQRPSGAMPSEIKGLEFSEGLAQGKKQRLSKKLRRKLQMWLWSQTFCPVLYAWNDLGSRFWPRYVKVGSCFSKRSCSVPEGMVCKPSKSVHLTVLRWRCQRRAGQRCGWIPIQYPIISECKCSC from the coding sequence ATGGAGCGCTGCCCCAGCCTGGGGGTCACCCTCTACGCCCTGGTGGTGGTCCTGGGGCTGCGGGCGGCACCGGCCGGCGGCCAGCACTACCTCCACATCCGCCCGGCTCCCAGCGACAACCTGCCCCTGGTGGACCTCATCGAACACCCGGACCCTATCTTTGACCCCAAGGAGAAGGATCTGAACGAGACGCTGCTGCGCTCGCTGCTCGGGGGCCACTACGACCCGGGCTTCATGGCCACCTCGCCCCCCGAGGACCGGCCCGGCGCGGGCGGCGGGACGACGGGGGGCGCCGAGGACCTGGCCGAGCTGGACCAGCTGCTGCGGCAGCGGCCGTCGGGGGCCATGCCGAGCGAGATCAAAGGGCTGGAGTTCTCCGAGGGCTTGGCCCAGGGCAAGAAGCAGCGGCTCAGCAAGAAGCTGCGGAGGAAGTTACAGATGTGGCTGTGGTCGCAGACCTTCTGCCCTGTGCTGTACGCCTGGAACGACCTGGGCAGCCGCTTCTGGCCGCGCTACGTGAAGGTGGGCAGCTGCTTCAGCAAGCGCTCGTGCTCCGTGCCGGAGGGCATGGTGTGCAAACCTTCCAAGTCGGTGCACCTCACCGTGCTGCGGTGGCGCTGTCAGCGGCGCgcgggccagcgctgcggctggATCCCCATCCAGTACCCCATCATCTCCGAGTGCAAGTGCTCGTGCTAG